ATTTTCAACCCATCTACCAACAAAGACATTAACATCTCTTGAGGCGAGTTTTGGCTAAGTGCCAATAGAAGTGGTCACTTCCACCATCACTGCAACATGATGTTGCTTGCCATTTTTGAAATTGGCAATTTTTGAAACAAAATCTTTGGGCTTTGAATCATGTCGATTGTAACAACTCGCCCAATGAAGACTATATCGAGTCATTATTTTGCGTTTAAGTCATTTATGCTAAGGGTAGAAAATGAGTAAGTTAGTGAAATATTCTTTTTTGGTTGGGCAGTGTATTCTATGGGTTTCCCATTTGGCTAACTCTTCTATTAAGCAATCCTCCAACCCTAGATGTTTTGGGTAAACTTACTATTTTGTAGCTCGATAGATTTGTTTCCGTGTTTTAATGTGAATACGATGGCTCAGTAAGTAATGTTGGAGTTTGGTTGTGACCGAGTTAGAACTATACTAAAGTATTGTAGATgattaaactttaaaatattaagGGATTTTATTAACAGGAATAAAGGGCGATAGTGGGATTTTTCTAATCTTTCAACTAAACCTTGTCTCCATGTCTGGGTATATAAGGATGTCGATTGTCTGCATGTGCTACTTTTACATCTTCTTCCCTAAATTATCCTCTAAGCTTCTAAAAAACCTTAAGGTAGAAAGTTTCAAACAAAGAATGTTCTCAATAATTAGTTGACACCATTATTAGTATTAGCTTACTGGTAATTACCAGTAAACCTTTAAGTTATTGTCAAAGGAGTTTATGTATTTACAATTATGTATGCATGGGTTTTAGAACTGGTTGTAAGGGGGGAAACTTCCTGGTTCTGGGTTGCATGATACTGATTCATGCATGCATGTTAAATTTTAGTAGTTTAACGATATGATATTTATATTTCTTTCTCATCTAACTCAAGAAGCTAGCGAAGGTCCAAGTAATAAAGGCAAAAGACCTATAGGGTAGATTCCTTTTTTGGAGTTTCTATTGAGTCCCTTCTTACTCTTTTTGTATTATAAACCCTCCAAGTAATATAAACTGTATAAGGTAAGTATTTCTACTCCTAACAAGTTAAGGTGTGGTGTCCGGTTATACGTGTGTATCAAACAATGTTGTTTTGTATGAGTATGGTCAGTTCTAATGTAAATACCCTCCTAGTTGCAAGAGCCTAGTACTGATTATATATGATATGTAATATTTATTATATGAGAATGAGAGTTGTTTGTGATGTTTCCGATAGGGCAGCTATATTGCAAATTGGATTGGCAAATCACGAGAACACGTGTTCAGCTTAACAGAAATGATATGAAGAGTTAAGGTAGTATATGCATATAAATATGGTTGACTGATATGATTCTAAAATTCTGGGTCTATGGTTGGCACAAGGATGTGTCATTTGTAAACGTGCTCAATTGTGGAAAGTCACGGTTAAGTTGGCGAGTAGTGACTGCCCATGTGTTATGTTTATGTTAGTGAAATGTGTCTATCTAAAAACAGTGAACGCTATTTGGTGTATCATGTtagtacctgtaacacccctaatccgtctctgtcgccagattagggttacagagcattatccaTCAATCAAAAAACATTTATCATCATAACATTAAATAACTTAAACTTATTATAAATCAATCAATCATATGCGTTATGTCTCTAAATTGCACCTTCGAGGCTCTAAAAATAACTTAGAAGTGATttgagactaatttgaaacaaaacaaaagttTTAAGAAAAAGATACAAAAATGTGAAAATAAGAGTCATACGGTCGTGTGACATAGCCCTAACTGTGTAATAGTCGAACTAAAGACatacggtcgtgtcccagcccgtgtcctcactcatgtaactcactgagtagggTTACACAGCCGTATCCCAGGTTGTGTGCCagaccatgtaactctctgaattgccatacacggccgtgtgttaggccatgtgctaggctatgtaactcactgacttgggacACTAAGAAATTTCAAATGACACTTAACTGTGTCGCCAGGCCATGTGGCAACCTGTGTCCCAGGCTGTGTGATCccaaaaatttacctaaaatcaagccatttccatgTCAAACCATACTCAATTAACCATTCCATTTGGGCACACAAGCAAAGGATTTAAACACAATTCAAACACACATATACATGCTATTTCAAACATCCTAAAtcacctaaccaatatgtcatttaAATGCACCACAATTGTATCAAGCGTTATGAATCAAACCAAAGCAATTTGACCATATCTCAAACATACAACCTAGTTCACTTAACCACTATATTCTACCACAATTGACCATTTTCAAGCCACcacaaacatagaaaaagaacATTATTTACAAGCACTTAAAAGTGACCAACATGACATAACTTGGTAAGGCATTAAAGTTCACCAAACCAAACATAACTTCAAAAGTTTAAACATACAAAAACATCCATTACaaagatcctatacatgccattattaaccttgggaaaaatactcaaaaactaccgaaatgattgctggatagtgtgataggtctccgatGAGGTTCCAACCGATCAAGCTTTCGATTATCTATAAACAAAGGAaagtaactacgtaagcaatgagtgCTTAATAAGCTCTTATATATAAacttaaacataacttaccatttcattaataaaatttatagattaaacataaattattacCAATGTCATAAGATTAGCATAAGCCTATACAATATtatcaaactcacaagttagtatacTTATCCATGATACACATGAATTCAACCATAAGATAAGTAGATTTCCAAATAACAACACATATTTAACTCATCAATGTTTTCATAAGATCATGATTCATTCCATTTgcatacttaccatttcatttccttttcttacccGTTGAACCGTCTAGAATTACATCGAATACTCGATAATGCTCATACATAATGTGCTTTCCATGTAATCGTAACTTTTCATTTACATCAAtactcacatgagctgtgaaatgggcttgctcacacgagttgtgggtcagaatgttagctacacgatgctgctcacacgagctgtggagaatccgcaacaaatgcaggacctcaaccattggtaggacattcaagaccagcactcgaaacatgaaatcccttaagaattcttaaggttcaaacgagactcgttattcatcaattcatcatagcatagatacatttatacataaattcatttatattaaaacaaaatagcAAATAGTCAATTTAACTAAGAccatagttcatacgaacttacctcgataactaaGGTTGTAATAGAGTCGAACTAATCCGAAGatttagcttttcctcgatttaagtctgattgtggtttatcttgatctaaataaataatttcattcaattaagtacttctagTATTCAATTGAATCCAtagttcatatttatgcaaaatcacaaaattacccctaatactttaacttttcacaatttagtccttaagcttataACTTAAATATAACTCATTTTAGCCTAAATCCAACTTAACTAATGTTACAAGGGACCTTGAAACAACCCAtaattaccaaaaattcataaaaaaacccATGGATttatacttttaacaatttaatccctatttccaaaattcaacaaaaatcacttaacaaaacatgtttattttacaACTAAGATCAATAATCTATCAACTAAcatcaaaacacattaaaaaaaatacatgcaagtccctcaacctttaacagttttgcaaattaacccctggctagctagattaagctaaaacgaactaaaaacataaaaatcattaaaaacgagattgAAATCACATACCATGCAAGCACCTAAGCTAGCCAAACCTTCAAGCCCTAAAAATGGctattttcttcttcaaatttTGATGGAGAGACTAAGTGAGGAAGATGAaacaattttgttttatttagtttaagtttatttattaatttaccattttaaccttggttattaacaaaaaatttaataaaatcttACCCCATAAATCTCCACTAACATTAAGAATGGTATAATTACTCTCTCAGtccattaatttaaaatttcatagccatttgacccctttaactaatagaacttaacttttacacattttataatttagtccattttacctaattaaccatttaaacatcaaaatttcttaacgaatttttaatacgaccttaatataATCCTGTAGACattgaataaataataaaataataagtcacTCGTtgaaattgtggtcccaaaaccactgtttccgactctactaaaaacgggttgttacagtaCCTCACGGTTTCACCGAAAAGTTCGATGCTCTTTATGAGAATTAATGCTTGTTCATCAGTGGTATCCTtgtatttttttgtgtttttttatgAAACTCACTGAGTTCTTTTGAACTTACTCTGTTATCTTTTCCTTCTCAGGCATATAGATAATAGAAAGAGATTCTGTAAAATGGGACTAAGCTAGAGTTACTGTTGATAGTGAGCCACTTGACTAAATTTGTATCATGCATGATCTTTTGGGCGGGTGGCGTGTAGATCTGTTTTGTAACCAACTTTTGTAATAATTTACATCTTCTGCCAAATCATTGTTTTAAGAGAATTTTTACATACTCTTGAAGTATATGTTAAATTTTAGTTATAAttctaatatattaaatattgatGTAACTACTCAAAGGCATTGATGGTTAATTTGCTTGATTATGTTTTGAGATAAGTGTGATGGAATAAAGGGGTTGTGAGCGGAGCTATAGGTATATTGTTTATTAACTTCCTGACTCGGTTGGTTTTTGTTGAAAAATTCCCCAAGAGAGAGATTGTTGATGCAAGTTTTTGAAGTGGTTGGCTAAGTGCAAACGAAAGTGGTCACTCCCACAATCATTGTGACATGATGTTACCTGCCATATTTGAAGTTAACAATTTTCGAAACAAAATCTTTAGGCTTTGAATGATGATTATattatggatgtatgcaagcccgacTTTGAAAACCTATCCATATGAAGCAACATATCTTAAAGGTTGGATTGGATCAAGCAATCATATCTTTCGATTGTGGAGAACAAATCTTATATATTGAAAGGCTTGTATAGGTTTTATATTGTGTATTGAGAACACTAATTTGTTCATTACAGAACTCTTTATTGAGTTATTTAAGAGAGTAAACATGTTTTGTTTATTGCCTAAGTTCTAAACGAGAGAACTTAGAGGTGAATAATCTAGGTCTTTAAATACAAAAAATGAGGTTGTTATACTAGTAGAGTGATATAACTTGATTACTTGTTGTATTGGAGATTAAAAATAGTAAACTTACTCACTGAAGACATAAAAAAAAACTGATTTACATAAACAATCATTTATGtcattttttaatttgttggtCGCAATAACCAGCTAAAACACTTCCATTCAacatctttttattttattacataaaaCTGTCAAACTTATGCTGCTGAATTTGAGATTATTCAATCACGACAATAGCATGTTTTTTTCCTTAGGATGttggaaatcaaaattttaaGCTTTGGGTCAATTTTTAGATTATCCAAATAGAGTCGGATTACGTGTCaacacaacttaattcaaatcCAATTTCCcacaatttattaaaaataatcagACTTAGTAGTTGACAATACAAAGCCTAAATAAATCAGCTGAATAACGTAAGACCCAAATGAGAATCGAGGTCTAAGAGCCACCAACCAAAATGGTGAACAAATAATAAGAGCCCACCCATTATTTTTTCaccttgcatctcaaatcaaaaTCCACTTTTACAAGTTAATTAGTAGGATGAACATTGAGCTATATTCATTACCTATGATACCTTTCTCTAGCTTCAACTACCGCAAGACTAATCAATTTCATTCAACACTTCTATAAATACAGGATGATATTGGTAcaattttaatttgttataattttacatataaaagtttatattttaactcaattgtatatttttaaaataaataaattcggTTATTTTCATAGTAAATAAATATAGTTGCTTATGTATGTACCGTTATCTCGTTTGTAGTGACGAATCTTGTATGTGTtcctaagaaaagaaaagaattttgttaaaattttgggGTCTTAAAGGGTTGTGGAAACACATAAGTATTCTTGAATGGAACTGGAAAAGAGATGTAACTCCAGTTCCTTCGGAAGTGGTAagatctttttttttaaaaaagaaatggTAAGATCTTTGAAAAAGAAGAAGTAGGGATTTGCAAATTTCGGGTAAAACTGAATTAATTCGGTCGGGGTCGGTTAATATTTTTTTGGAAGTTTGATTAACGGTTAATTTGGTTCGaaatcggtcggttaaccgaattaaccaaatttaataaataatattataatatataagtattaggtcggttcggttaatttttgggaaatataaattaatcggtcggttaagtcggttaattttttatatattttatacttgttttaaccaaaaataaaaatatatatataaatttcggttaactgaccgaattaaccaaaaaagtttggttcggttaattttttttgaaaaaatttcggttTGGGTAACGGTTAAGAGTTTAAAAaggtcggttaattcggttaatggtAGTTCGGGTCGGTTAACCTATTGAACACCCCTAAGAAGAAAGGGTTGGTCCGTATCATATTGACTTAGTTCtgatttctctatttttttaagAATACCGCTTCTCCTACTCGTATCGAATAGAACATGCCAAGGCAAATCTTCTTCATGTAAAACCTGTTTAATTTAGATAAGGAGAATCGTACGATTTTATGAAACCATGTGTATATTGCTCGAATTTGTAGTCAACCCTATTTCtgaaataaataaacataaaataatattaagtcAATTGATGTTAGCAAATTGTAATtattaaaaccaaaatttcatatatatatatatataagcacatcaaatcaaaatttatatatgtcTCGAGGGTGAATTGAAGAAATTGTGTCAAGGGaactaagataaaattaaaaaattttgaggatacaaattaaaatttttgttttgaaggagtttaatttaaattattgattttttgGGAGGGGCAAAAAAGAGTTTTCCCATTTGATAAGTGGCTAAAAAAgccttaattgattttttatttttggaagagccaaacataaaaattttcatttaactaAAAAGgctaaacaaaattaaattgaattactaGTATTTGATAGGgactataaaataaattttccatTTAATCAAGGTGATCAGAGTGTCTGGTGTCTACCTAACCGGTTTACTACGCGGCTGATTATACTTCACATCAAAGTTTATATATGAGTACATATATTTCTTAGGTAATTGTAATATTAGTTCTTGCACtttgtaaaattataaatttagtatctatattttaatttagtcaaTTTTAATCCCTATAATttccaaattttaaaatcttaatcCTGACCACCAGATAATAATGTtcatatttatttgtttaaattcaattactaatattttactatatacaCTGCTATAAATTTAGTCAATATTTTTCAAATCCGATCCcaattattttcttttgattattTATTATCACTCCACTTAATTTATTGGAAGTAGCATTGATTTGGTTTAACTAACTTAAAGGGGTGATGTGGTATATAAGACATGATTTATAAAGTAAAACTTGTACACAAGGTAATCAATGaagtaataataattaaagacttacatttatgatcatgatatCTTCCCTGCcatttttcttttacattcaactttttatttattttttatatttaaatttttaaatggttTTTCATTAATTAAAGTCAAGTAattaattttaagattttaaatattttgaccAAATTAAAAACGTGACACGTTCATAAAACATTGTACATTTGTCCCAAAGCCCTAAACTAAACTAGTTCTTGTTTAGATTATGATTTACTTGTCTAGATTTTAGTAGAAAAAGTCAGAAAATTGCTTACAGTTTTTATAAAATATTCCCACTTTgtcctctctttttttctttagaTAGAGATAATACAgatattttttttttaccttaaaTAAAacgttaatatattatatatatatatatatatatatttgtgtgaTCCATATTTACGTCCCGTCATTGAACCAAGCCGGAAAGTTCTTACTTGTAACGGCAGGGACAACAATAAAAACCCACGTGTCTAACTAAGTCACGTGCCGCAACTCAATGGACTAAGCCGTCTTTGACCAACcgaagctatatatatatatataatataccattttttttctatttagtaatattaattaaaaataaataaattagttaagCAGAAGAAGTAATATCCACTTCAGAAACAAATAATaaacatttttttttaagaaagaaagaaatcattgAAAACAATATTGATGGAGAAGCAAGTGATGATAAAAAGCTTAGAGTAACCGCAAATTTATGTGCACCTCTTCTTTAATCGTCCcctcttttgtttttgtttaataTCTTCCATATCTTCTGTTGTTTTTTATGTTGTTTGCTTCTTTGTCTCACAAGTATAATATCTGTATATTTCTGAACAACTTAAAACCTTCATCCTCAAATGGTATTCACTCATTCtctttgcttctttttttttttttttctttctgggTTTTTACTTCTCTTTGTTGTGTTGCTTATCCATTATATTTGCAGGGAAATCAAAACAATTTTGCAAGTTAAACTGGTGGGGgaagacaagaaaaagaaaacagaGTACTCTGTATCTGTGTCTCCCCTGTTTTGCCTCTTATCGTCTGCAACATGAAAGTTTAAAAAAATGGAGAAGAAGGTGGATACATGTTCTCCAACTGGTGTTCTGGAGGATTTCTTTAGGAGTGAAGAATTCGAAAGGACTAACTCTTGTAAAGAACCAACAAATGATCAAAGCTCAAAGCAAGGTGGTTCTAAATGGCGAGGATTGGCACAATTATTCCGAAGTAAATCGAAGAAATCTTTAGCGAATTTGCAGAATTTCGGGTCATTTAGGCTGTCGTTAAGGAGTAATAGCATGAGAGGAAACTTTGCTGTTGCACCAGATTTTCTTTCCGGTTCATATAATCATAGGAAAATTTTTACCCTTTCAGAGCTTCAAGCTGCCACAAAAAACTTCAGCACTGGTTAGTATACTTTGTACTCTGCTTGGAATTTGATTATtggatgattttttattttattttatttttttggtgtGTGTGTGTGCAGAGAATCTTGTCGGAAAAGGTGGTTATGCTGAAGTCTATAAAGGGAGTTTACGAAACGGACAGCTTGTTGCAATAAAACGACTAACAAAAGGCACAGCCGATGAGATTATAGGGGATTTCTTGTCTGAGCTTGGGATTATGGCTCATGTGAACCATCCCAACTCTGCTAAGTTAATTGGTTATGGAATTGAAGGTGGAATGCATCTTGTCCTTGAGTTGTCTCCAAATGGGAGCTTAGCTTCTCTTCTTTATGGTTAGTTTCATCGTTTTCATGAAATTATGAACATTGAAGGGATGGATCCCAGTCTGAATTGACCTTTTTTTTATGTATTGTTTTTTCTTACAGGTTCAAAGGAAAAACTGACATGGGGTATTAGGTTTAAGATTGCTTTAGGAACAGCTGAAGGTTTAAGGTATCTTCATGAAGGTTGCAAGAGGAGAATCATACATAGAGATATCAAGGCTGCAAATATTTTGCTTACAAAGGACTTCGACCCTCAGGTACCCTCCAAAACCAAATCCTTAAACGTTCCATTTCTTACATTGTTATATAGTAACACAAGAAAGCAACAGATTTGTGACTTCGGACTCGCGAAATGGCTACCCGAAAACTGGACTCACCACAACGTTTCCAAGTTCGAAGGCACTTTCGGGTTCGTATACCTAAACACTAAACTTTTCATTGCAGTTATCGGTTATCGATTCCAATAATTAAATCGATCTCCTTTATTGCATTCTTTTTGCAGCTACCTAGCTCCTGAGTACTTGATGCACGGCATAGTCGACGAAAAAACCGATGTGTTTGCCTTTGGTGTACTGTTGTTGGAACTCGTTACCGGCCGTAGAGCTCTGGATTACTCTCAGCAAAGCCTTGTATTGTGGGTACGTAACGCCACTAAAACACACACACAACATCACCATATACTCAAGTACTCGCTTATATGCATATgcacatgtattttatttatgCCTTGAATTTGTTTTCCTCCCCACCTAGGCTAAACCTTTGCTAAAGAAGAACGAAATCCGAGAGCTGATCGATCCCAATCTTGGCAACGATTACAGTGCTCGAGAAATGAGCCTTGTCCTCCTAGCCGCTTCGCTGTGCATACACCGGTCGTCGATACGGCGTCCGCAAATGAGTCAGGCACGTGGACAAGTTCCACATCAAAGCTTTGATAACTTTCATGCATAAATACatattacatatacatatacgtatatatatatgttaacagTTGGTTGTTAAAATGTCATGCAGGTAGTGCAGCTACTTAATGGTAATCCCAACAGCTTAAAGAGCATTAAGAAATGTCGGGTCCCGTTTTTTCAAAAAAGCTTTCAATGAAGAGATTTGAAATGGTGCATGCAAAGAGATGAAGTTGAAAAgggggaccaaattgaaaagatTGACTTTGTTTCACGTACATTAAAAAAAATGGGATTTTTAAAAAGGAACAGAACAGGATTAGGGTTTGGGTAGAATTCCGAGGAGGGCAAAAAGGAAAGTGAAGAATGGCAGTGTGTTTGGGACATAG
This window of the Gossypium arboreum isolate Shixiya-1 chromosome 12, ASM2569848v2, whole genome shotgun sequence genome carries:
- the LOC108478290 gene encoding receptor-like cytosolic serine/threonine-protein kinase RBK2 isoform X2, translating into MEKKVDTCSPTGVLEDFFRSEEFERTNSCKEPTNDQSSKQGGSKWRGLAQLFRSKSKKSLANLQNFGSFRLSLRSNSMRGNFAVAPDFLSGSYNHRKIFTLSELQAATKNFSTENLVGKGGYAEVYKGSLRNGQLVAIKRLTKGTADEIIGDFLSELGIMAHVNHPNSAKLIGYGIEGGMHLVLELSPNGSLASLLYGSKEKLTWGIRFKIALGTAEGLRYLHEGCKRRIIHRDIKAANILLTKDFDPQICDFGLAKWLPENWTHHNVSKFEGTFGYLAPEYLMHGIVDEKTDVFAFGVLLLELVTGRRALDYSQQSLVLWAKPLLKKNEIRELIDPNLGNDYSAREMSLVLLAASLCIHRSSIRRPQMSQALQLLNGNPNSLKSIKKCRVPFFQKSFQ
- the LOC108478290 gene encoding receptor-like cytosolic serine/threonine-protein kinase RBK2 isoform X1; translation: MEKKVDTCSPTGVLEDFFRSEEFERTNSCKEPTNDQSSKQGGSKWRGLAQLFRSKSKKSLANLQNFGSFRLSLRSNSMRGNFAVAPDFLSGSYNHRKIFTLSELQAATKNFSTENLVGKGGYAEVYKGSLRNGQLVAIKRLTKGTADEIIGDFLSELGIMAHVNHPNSAKLIGYGIEGGMHLVLELSPNGSLASLLYGSKEKLTWGIRFKIALGTAEGLRYLHEGCKRRIIHRDIKAANILLTKDFDPQVPSKTKSLNVPFLTLLYSNTRKQQICDFGLAKWLPENWTHHNVSKFEGTFGYLAPEYLMHGIVDEKTDVFAFGVLLLELVTGRRALDYSQQSLVLWAKPLLKKNEIRELIDPNLGNDYSAREMSLVLLAASLCIHRSSIRRPQMSQALQLLNGNPNSLKSIKKCRVPFFQKSFQ